Below is a window of Edaphobacter dinghuensis DNA.
GTTGCGGCTGATGGAAGAGCAGTCACAGGGGGGGAAGGCGCATTCGGGCAAGGTCATTGTGCGCGCACAGAGTCGGCTGCTTCTCGTCAATCAGCGAGAGATATGTTTTGCCTCCATCGAAGAGGGCACGATTACGGTGGTGACGCCCACGGTGGAGGGGCACTCGAACTGCCGGACGTTGGAAGAACTGATGGATCAGCTCGATCCAGAGACATTCTGGCGGGCGCACCGCTCCTTTGTGGTGAACATTCAGCATATCCGCGAGGTGGTGCCGTGGTTCAAATCAAGCTACCAGCTTCGCATGGACGATCCAAAGAAGACAGAGATTCCAGTCAGCCGAGCACAAACGAAAAGGTTGCGAGAATTGTTCAACCTGTAGCAGGTTCTGAGCTATGGCTTACACCCATCTGTACTGACGACACTGCTCTAAAAGCCTCTATGATTTACAACGGAGTGACGGAAGTCGACCGCCACTCCGTTCAGAGACTACTTGTTTTTAGCTGGTGCGCCTTCAACGACGATGTTGTTGGTAATGCCGAAGGCACCGGGGGCAGAGTTGGCCTGCATCCCTGCGATGGCCGCATCGCTCGCGTTCGAAACAACGCCGTAGAGGATGACGTTACCATTCTTCACGATGATGTGAATGGCGTGATAGCCCAGAGGCGGATCGACGGTGATGCCGCCAGCCATGCGTGCCACGCTGAGCCCACGGCCGAGTCTTCCTTGATTGGCGTTGTAACGGCGAAGGCTGGGTGCGGTGTAGATGCGGTTATAGACGGCGGCACGGACGCGGTCGTCGTTCGGTGAGTTCGGTAAGACTTCGATATTGTTCTCGACCGAAGCGATGCCGGGAATACCTTTGACCGCGCGGCCAGCGTCGTCCTTGAGGGTGGGGCGAGAGGCATAGCCGTTAAGAACAAGTGTCTTGCCGTGGATACCGAAGGTGATCCAGTCGAAGACTGCATAGTTAGTAAGGCTGCCGATCTGTTTCTGGACGTCCTTGATAATGCGAACGGTGTCGTCTTGCGACCAGGTGGATTGGGCGCTCTGAGCGAATGTCGGAGCAGCGGAGAAAGTGAAACTGAGCAAAGCGGCGGCTGCAATTGTTAGAAATTTCGAACGTGCCATTGATTCTCTCCTGTAGCAGATGGAATTTGCGGCTCGAAAAAAAGATACTGCCTGAGGATAGCTGAGTCCAGCGGTTTAGCTTACGGCTTTCAGAATTTCATCAAGATCGGCGGAGATCTGCGCGATGGTATTGATGATGCTGTCAATCTTCTTCAGATTATCGATGACTTGCTGAAGTTGCTTGATGGCCTGTTGAATCTGCGCTGTCAACGCCTGGAAGCTGGCGTCATCGGCCTGAATGGTAGCGGCGACCAGCACGCGCTGCTGATCGTCGAGATGCTTTCGCATCGCGTAGACCTGCTGCCACTTTGCAGCCTGGTTAATGAGATCCGGATTCATCAGGGTGCTATCGATCTGGGTGAGGGTGTTCCCGATGGCGGTAACAAGGTCGGCCTGGGTCATTCGGTCTGCCACCTTTCCTTAGTTTTTATCCTTCTTGCTGTTGGTCGTCTGAACACCGTCTGCCAGTGGTTCCACCTCGGCAGCAAAGGACTTTACTGATGCGATAAGCTCGTCGAGGGAGTGAGGCTTGGCGTCTTTGGGTGCGAGGATGACAGTGACAAGGGCGTCGTGAGATTTTTTGAAGGCCGCAATTGCCCTTGCCGGGTTGGCCTTGTCTACAAGGGCCTGGTTGCGGCGAAACTCTTTGATATGGTCGCTGAACTGGAGAAGGTAGCCTTGATTTGGGGCAGGCTGGGTGATTTCGCGGTTGTAGTCGGCGAAGAGGAGAACGCCCTGGGCGCGCTGCGTACTCTTCATTCGCTCGTAGATGACCTGCGATTCGGTGCCGAGTGTGTCGAAGAGAGCAGAAAGAGCGGGGTCATTTTTCTCGATGCTCTCGCGAATCTCTTCGTGAGTGTGGTGACGCTCGATAAGGCCGAGGATGATGCCTGCTGCAGAGGCCGCGCTTGAGATGGGCCCGGCGTAGTCAGCAGTACTGGGGATGAGGTGACGGCCTGCGGCCGCTGTCTGGGCATCACTGGCCAGGGTCGAAAAGTCGGTGCTGGCGGTCGTGGCATCCTCAACGATCTTCCCTTCCTGCTTGCCTTGGGCGAGCGTGGCCAGCGTCGAGGTGTACTGCGCGAGCGCAACAACGGTGTCTGAACGGAGTTTGAGTTCTTGAGGAGTGATAACAGCGCGGCTATCGATCTCGGCCGGGCTGAGCTGAGCGTGGTCAAAGGTCTGGGTGTCGATGTAATGCTCGTACTCCACCAGATTGGCGTTGGTCAACAGCATCTCGAAGGAGCGAGCGAGGGTATCGGAGGATTGCTGAAACTGTTTGACGACGGGAGTGTAGTCCTGATCGGGGACGCAGCCCGTCAACAGCAACAGGATTACAAGCGCGAGGAGCGCTCTTCGGTGTGCGTAAATCTGGCGCGGGATCGTCATCACAGCCTCTTGGAAGAAGCAGGTAAAGAAGCAACTATGGTCGAAAGAGTTAGGATCGTGCAAGGAAAAACTGCTGCAGCAAGCTGTTCTTTTTAGGTCGGAGGGCCGTATGAAGCGATGGATTGCGCGAATTTTGTTGGCGGTGGTGGCTCTGGCAGCGTTGATTTACGCGGGTGACTGGGTGGTATTTCGGGCCCGTAAAGGGCCGATGGGCGTTATCCAGGTGAACCAGCTGTTGGCCACTCCGCTAAAGGGGAACAAGATGGAGTACGACTTTATGGGTGTGGTGCCGGTAAATTGCAGCCGGTCAATCTTTCCCCAGAATGGAAACCCCGCCTGCTGGTGGGTGGAGCGGCATAAGATGCAGTGGGAGTAGCTTCTGCAAATCACAGCAGCCTAATATATGCAGTGGCGCGAGTATCAAGCGGCGATTCTCTTAGGCGGAAATTTTATCCCGCAAAGACGATGCAGCTCGCGCTTCCGACGGGGGTATAGTGGCCGGTGAAGGTCAGCAACCCGGTATCGCGGTCAATCGAAAATGCCGTGATGACATCGCTTTTACGATTGCAAGCATACAGAAACCTTCCGCTGGGATCGATGTTGAACTGGTTGGGATAGTCGCCCATGGTGGAGACTTCTCCGAGATACTTCAGACTGCCATCGCTCTCAATAGAAAAGACGGCAATCGTGTCGTGCAGCCGGTTGGCCGCATAGAGAAATCGCCCATCAGCCGATACTCTTACACCCGAAGCGAAGCTGGTGCCGGTAAAGCGCGAAGGCAAGGTCGAGATCGTCTGTTGAGGGGCAAGAGAGCCGGTGGAAGGATCGTAGTGGAAAAAAGTCAGCGTGGAGGCCTCTTCTTGAATGGAGTAGAGCCAACGGCTGTTGGGATGAAATGCGAGGTGCCGTGGCCCATCGCCTGTGGGAAGGGAGATGAAAGGAGTGGCGGCAGGAGACAGCTTGCCTTTGCTCTGGTCAAAGCGATGCACGTAGATTCGGTCTTGCCCAAGATCGGTGTGCAGAACGAAGCGGTTCTTTGGATCGGCTAGGATCATGTGCGCATGAGGAGCATCGTGGCCGCTCCATGCAAAGCTTCCCGGAGGCGCGTTAGTCGGAGTTGTGCTTCCAACCAATCCGCTATCGCGGTGCACATCGCAGGCACGCCCGAGAGAGCCATCGGCGAGGATAGGAAATACTGCGATGCTTCCGCCGGCATAGTTCGCAACGAAGACGTACTTTCCGTCGGCATCGGTGGTGAGATAGGCCGGGCCGCCGCCTTCAGAACTTACCGTGTTGATCAATCTTAGATCGCCGCTGGTGCGGTCCACCGCGTAGGCGCTTACTGATCCATTAGTGCCATCAAAGTTTGTGATCTCGTTGGCCGCATAGAGGTATCGTCCAGAGGGGTCAAGAGAGAGCCACGAGGGACTGGCCGCTTCGGCTGCAAGTTTGAGCAGCGATAGCGCCCCGGTGTGCGGATCCATCTCGAACAGATAAATCCCTTTGCCGTTGCTGCCGTCGCCGACGGCTCCTGTGTAGCAGCCGGCATATGCAAAAGTTCTGCCTTTGCGCGAGTCGCCTTCCGAGGTCTCTGCCATCGCTGAAACAGAGTGGGCGATCGAAAGGGCCGCAGCGCCCTTCAAAAATCCGCGCCGTGAGAACGTCTCATTCATGCCAATATGTTTGACCAAATCTTCCGTTGCCACTGATCCCCCTCTTTGTCTTGAGCCGATTCTTTTTATGCTACCGATAGCGCCAAGGTCAGTAACAGCGCAACGACCGAGATAATGGTCTCGCAAACCGACCAGGTTTTGATCGTATCCGCGACGCTCATATTGAAGTACTCCTTCACCAGCCAGAAACCACCATCATTGACGTGTGAGAAGAAGAGCGATCCGGCGCCGGTGGCAATCGCCAGCAACTCAGGCCGGGCACCTGGAATATGCAGGGCAATAGGAGCTACGATGCCGGCTGCTGTGGTCATGGCCACGGTGGCAGAGCCGGTGGACAGACGGATTAAGGCGGCGACTGTCCACGCAAGGATAAGAATCGGCACGTGAGCGTGGAGCGCGACCTGGACGATCGCCTGAGAGACACCGCTGTCCTGCAGGATGCGGCCGAAGCCTCCGCCGGCACCGACCAGCAAGGTGATGGTTGCTGTGGGAGCAAGGCATTCGTTGGAAAATTTAAGGATTGACTCGCGGTTGAACCCTCGCATCTTGCCAAGCGTGATGAAACTTACAAGGACGCCGACAAGGAGCGAGATGTCGGCATTGCCTAGAAGGTGCAAGGCATTGTTCCATGCGCTTTTGGGGGACGATAGTGTGTCGGCCCAACTGCCCAGCAACATCAATATGACGGGAAGTAGTATTGTCGCGAGCGTGAGACCGAAGCCGGGGAGACTGCGCTCTTCGCCATGATCGACGAACTCCGCAGCCATGGGGTTGTCGAGATCGAGATGGATTTTGGGAGCGATGAACTTCGCATAGAGCGGCCCAGCGATAACAACGGTAGGAATGGCGACGAGCAGGGCATAAAAGATGGTGCGGCCCATATCGGCGTTATAGATCGATACTGCGACGAGTGCCGCCGGATGCGGCGGCACGAGTCCGTGGACCACAGAGAGTCCAGCCACGAGAGGGAGGCCGACAAGAATCAGCGATGTCCGCGTGCGCCGCGCCACTGTAAACACAATGGGGATAAGGAGCACGAAGCCGACCTCAAAGAAGACCGGCAACCCCACCACAAAGCCGATCACCATCATGGCCCAGTGAATGCGCTTTTCTCCGAACAGGTGAATCAGCGTATATGCGATGCGGTCGGCGCCGCCGGACTCCGCCATCATCTTGCCAAGCATGGTGCCTAGTGCTACCACGATCGCAATATGCCCCATCGTGCCGCTGAGTCCGGCCTCAAACGACTGCACAATCGCATGCATCGGCATGCCGGTGGCCATTGCCAGACCAAGCGAAGTCAGAAAAAGGACGATGAACGGATTCAGCTTGCAGACAGCAATCAGCAGGATGAGCGTAATGACCGCAACGGATGCCGAGACAAGCAGAACCATCGCATGATGGTCGATCATAGGCCGAGAACCATTGAACTTTCTTTGATCAAAGTAAATCTTATAGACGATTTGAAGACGGCTGACCCTGCCTATCAGGTTGTGGGTTCTTTATAAGCGACACAATCGAGCTCGACCTTGCAGTCAACCACCATGCTCGAAACGACACAAGCGCGCGCAGGCGGATTCGCGCCGAAGTACTCCCGAAAGACTCCGTTGAAGGATTGAAAGTCGCGAGGATCGTCCAGCCATACGCCGCAGCGTACGACGTGCTCCGGACCGTAGCCTGCCTCTTTTAAGATCGACAGCACATTGCGAATGGCCTGATGCGATTGGACGATAATATTTCCAACGACCACCTCGCCGTCGACCATGGGGACCTGACCGGAAACGTACAGCCACCCATTCGCCTCGACTGCTCTGGCAAACGGCAGGTGCTGACCGCCGGTTCCTTTACCGCCCTCTACGCCGTATCGCTTGATGCTCATCATCTGCTCCTTTGCTCCTATTAAAGTGGACACTCAAATGTGTGATGACTGACGCGACAGAAATCTTCCGCCTCGCTCGCCGGTTGAAGCGCCGTCTCGATAAGACAACACCCCGTTAACCCACACCGCTGCGATTCCTTCCGCCGGACTGATTGGCTTGGTAAATGTGGCGGTGTCCCGCACGGTCTCTGGATTGAAGAGCACAAGATCAGCGCAATAGCCTTCCTTGATCAACCCGCGATTGGCCAGCCCAAATCGTACAGCGGGCATACCTGTCATCTTATGAATCGCGATTGCCATGGGAAACAACTTCAACTCGCGGCTATAGCGGCCTAGCACACGAGGGAAGGTTCCCCATAGCCGCGGATGGGGCAGGGGATCGTTCGGCAGACCATCCGAGCCGATCATGGTTGCAGGATGGCTGAGGATGCGCCGCATGTCTTCTTCCGAGATGCTGTGATAAATGGCGCCCGCAGGCTGCAAGCGTCGCGCGGCCTCTATCTGCTCGACCTTCCAGGTTGCGGCGATCTGGGCGAGCGTTTGGCCTGCCATCTCTGGATGCGGCTCGCACCATGTGATCATGATCTCAACGCGCTCATCGACCTGACGCAGATCAAGCGTGCTTGAACCCGCTGCATAGGGATAGCAGTCGCAGCCTGCGGGCTGCGAGGCGAGGGCTGCATCGAATGCCTGCAATACCTCTTCGCTGCGTCCCCAATTAGCGATGCCGGCGCACTTCAGATGAGAGATGACTACCGGTACGGAGCTTTGACGACCGATGCGGAAGGCTTCGCTCATCGCATCGAGGATTCCCTCCGTCTCCGTTCGCATATGCGTCGTATAGATCGCACCGGCCTCTGCAAGTGGCTCTGCTAGCGCTAGAACCTCTTCTGTGGGTGCTGAGTTGGCCGACAGGTAGGCCAGGCCTGAGCTCATACCCAGTGCTCCGCTATCCAGCGCTTCGCTCAACTGCGTGCGCATACGCTCGGTCTCCGTTGCGGTTGCGGCGCGGTCAAGACGGTCCATGTGATTGTTGCGCAGCGACGTGTGGCCTACAAGCGCGGCTACATTAACCGCGGGTTGCGCCTCTTCGATGGCTGCGACATAGGATCTGAACGTTGGATAGCGGAAGACATCCGCAGTGCCTAACAGGTTCATCGGATCGGGAGGTGCACCGGTGAGTTGCACAGGCGCAGCACTGATGCCGCAGTTGCCGACGATCACCGTCGTAACCCCCTGTGATAATTTCGGCAGCATCTCCGGTGTGCGGATTACGTTTGTATCATCGTGGGTATGAACATCGATAAAGCCGGGAGCGAGGATGTGACCGCTGCCGTCGATAACCTGACGCGCGCTGTACTCCGGGATCTGCCCGACGGCGCAGATATGGCCGTCATCGATGGCGACGTCGCCGGCCCAGGCTTCGCCGCCGCTTCCGTCCATAATGTATGCGTTGCGAATCAGCGTGTCGCAGAGAGGCATACTATCTTTCTACAGGAAACATTCGGTAGCGCGTCAGAATACCTCGATCGCAGCCATTCCTGTACATTGATTTCAATGAGATCTGTTCGATGACAGAGGGAAATTTTATGGTCGGAATTGCCGCATTCGATTCGCACATTACACCTCTCAACAAAGGCTTAGGGACCTTCGACCATCCGCTTGCACCGGAGGAGATGGCGAAGCTGGGATGGAACCTGCTGCGCGAAGATCTGAGCCTGCCGACGGCTGTTCTGTATCAGGAAAAGCTGCTGCACAACCTGCACTGGATGCAGCAATTCATCACGGCCTATGGAGTTAAGCTGGCGCCGCACGGTAAGACGACCATGGCTCCGAAGCTGTTTGACCTGCAACTGAAGGGCGGCGCTTGGGGAATCACATTGGCTACCGCACATCAGGTATCGGTTGCCTATCAGCATGGTGTTCGTCGTGTGTTGATGGCGAACCAACTGGTTGGCAAACAGAACATGGCCATCATCTCGAGGCTGCTCGAAGACGAGACGTTCGATTTTTACTGTCTGGTCGACTCAGCGGAGCAGGTAGAACAACTCGGCAAGTTCTTTAGCGCAAAGGACCAGCGCTTGCAGGTGCTGATCGAACTGGGAGTAGAAGGTGGCCGCACCGGCGTTCGCGATGCCGAGCAGGTGCAATCCGTTCTGACAGCTTTGGAAGCATGGCACGAACAACTGGTTCTTTGCGGAATAGAGGTTTATGAAGGCGTACTGAAAGATGGAGCGTCTATTCGTAGTTTCCTGCAACGCGCTGTAGATATTACGCGGAAGCTCATGTTGGAAAAACGATTTGGTGGCAAACGCATCCTGCTTTCGGGTGCCGGTTCTGCCTGGTACGACGTGGTCGCCGATGTCTTCTCAAAGGCCGAGCTGGGAGATTTGGTCGATGTGGTGTTGCGACCCGGATGCTATCTGACCCACGATGTCGGTATCTACCGCGAGGCGCAACAACAGATCCTCGCGCGCAATCCGATTGCGAAACAGATGCACTCGAGCCTGCAACCGGCGCTGCAACTGTGGGCGTATGTCCAATCGGTTCCGGAGAAAGACCGCGCCATTGTGGCTTTGGGAAAGCGGGATGCCGCATTCGACGCCGGTCTTCCTATACCCGTTCTGCGCTATAGGCCGGGAACTGCGGCTCCTGTGGCGGCTCCGTCCGGCTGGCAACTTACCAAGATGATGGACCAGCACGCCTATCTTCAGATCGCCGAGGGCGACGATATTCGCGTTGGCGACATGATCGGATTCGATATCTCGCATCCGTGCCTTACCTTTGACAAGTGGCGCTGCCTGCCGATGCTAAATGCTGAATACGATATCATCGACGCGGTGCAGACCTTCTTCTAAGTCAATCGTTAGAGCTCAGGGGTAAAGGTTGCGTGGACTCAGTGCGCCAAGTGGGTTCGGAACTCAGTTCCCCTCGGTCAGCGGCACGATCTCACGCGCCGCCATGGCAATGTAAAGCCCTGACCCTAGAATCAGCGATCCACCCATCAATACATACAAGCCGGGCTTGTTATGCCACACAAGATAGGAAACCAGCGTTCCAGTAACTAATTGGGTGTAGTGGTACTGGGACACATTCGCTGCGGAGGTGTGTTTCACTGCGATGTAGAAGCAGAGCGTTCCAAGTGCACAAAACAAGCCCATGGCAAATAAGCCCGCTGTTAGTCGAATGGTTAGCGGTTTGGCATGCATCATCATCAGTGCAAGCCCTACTGCTGCGGTCACCAGACCAGAAAAAAAGGCCAGACTCTCCGGTGATTCGGTCCGGGTCAGCACACGCGACCACACCATATTCACGGAGAAGCATGCAACGCACACCATGCACGCGCCGAACCCAATCCAGTCGCCTTCGCGGATGCTGCTCCACGGGTGTACCGCAATAACCACTCCTGCAAACCCGACACCAATCGCCGTTACCCTCTTCCAGGCCAACCCCTCGCGCAGAAACACAGATGACAGGAGCGCAATCACCATCGGCGCCATGAAGACGAGGATGTAGAAAAGCGTTAGTGTCAGATGTCGTAGCGCAATCACGACGCATACATTGTTCCCCATATCCAGACAAGCCCGCGCCACCTGTCGGTTCAGGCGATGTGGTCGCAACGTATGCATTTGATGTCGCCACAATGCATACATAGCCAGAAACATAGCCATAAACAACCCTAGAAACGCGACCATCTCATAAGCGGGTAGCCCCGACTGCCCTACCAATTTAATTGAGGTATCTGCCAGCACCCAAAAGGTGAATCCAGCCAGTGCAAACCCAATCGCCCTCAAATCCGAAAGCTGTGCTCCCTGTCTCTGCATCTTGTTATTGCTTTGAGGCATGGGATAGGCCGGATTGCTTAGGGATTGCGCTCTTCGGCAATCGCGGAACAGCCTGGACTCCCGCCCA
It encodes the following:
- a CDS encoding BON domain-containing protein, whose translation is MARSKFLTIAAAALLSFTFSAAPTFAQSAQSTWSQDDTVRIIKDVQKQIGSLTNYAVFDWITFGIHGKTLVLNGYASRPTLKDDAGRAVKGIPGIASVENNIEVLPNSPNDDRVRAAVYNRIYTAPSLRRYNANQGRLGRGLSVARMAGGITVDPPLGYHAIHIIVKNGNVILYGVVSNASDAAIAGMQANSAPGAFGITNNIVVEGAPAKNK
- a CDS encoding lactonase family protein, with the protein product MNETFSRRGFLKGAAALSIAHSVSAMAETSEGDSRKGRTFAYAGCYTGAVGDGSNGKGIYLFEMDPHTGALSLLKLAAEAASPSWLSLDPSGRYLYAANEITNFDGTNGSVSAYAVDRTSGDLRLINTVSSEGGGPAYLTTDADGKYVFVANYAGGSIAVFPILADGSLGRACDVHRDSGLVGSTTPTNAPPGSFAWSGHDAPHAHMILADPKNRFVLHTDLGQDRIYVHRFDQSKGKLSPAATPFISLPTGDGPRHLAFHPNSRWLYSIQEEASTLTFFHYDPSTGSLAPQQTISTLPSRFTGTSFASGVRVSADGRFLYAANRLHDTIAVFSIESDGSLKYLGEVSTMGDYPNQFNIDPSGRFLYACNRKSDVITAFSIDRDTGLLTFTGHYTPVGSASCIVFAG
- a CDS encoding GntT/GntP/DsdX family permease, which gives rise to MIDHHAMVLLVSASVAVITLILLIAVCKLNPFIVLFLTSLGLAMATGMPMHAIVQSFEAGLSGTMGHIAIVVALGTMLGKMMAESGGADRIAYTLIHLFGEKRIHWAMMVIGFVVGLPVFFEVGFVLLIPIVFTVARRTRTSLILVGLPLVAGLSVVHGLVPPHPAALVAVSIYNADMGRTIFYALLVAIPTVVIAGPLYAKFIAPKIHLDLDNPMAAEFVDHGEERSLPGFGLTLATILLPVILMLLGSWADTLSSPKSAWNNALHLLGNADISLLVGVLVSFITLGKMRGFNRESILKFSNECLAPTATITLLVGAGGGFGRILQDSGVSQAIVQVALHAHVPILILAWTVAALIRLSTGSATVAMTTAAGIVAPIALHIPGARPELLAIATGAGSLFFSHVNDGGFWLVKEYFNMSVADTIKTWSVCETIISVVALLLTLALSVA
- a CDS encoding RidA family protein, whose translation is MSIKRYGVEGGKGTGGQHLPFARAVEANGWLYVSGQVPMVDGEVVVGNIIVQSHQAIRNVLSILKEAGYGPEHVVRCGVWLDDPRDFQSFNGVFREYFGANPPARACVVSSMVVDCKVELDCVAYKEPTT
- a CDS encoding N-acyl-D-amino-acid deacylase family protein; amino-acid sequence: MPLCDTLIRNAYIMDGSGGEAWAGDVAIDDGHICAVGQIPEYSARQVIDGSGHILAPGFIDVHTHDDTNVIRTPEMLPKLSQGVTTVIVGNCGISAAPVQLTGAPPDPMNLLGTADVFRYPTFRSYVAAIEEAQPAVNVAALVGHTSLRNNHMDRLDRAATATETERMRTQLSEALDSGALGMSSGLAYLSANSAPTEEVLALAEPLAEAGAIYTTHMRTETEGILDAMSEAFRIGRQSSVPVVISHLKCAGIANWGRSEEVLQAFDAALASQPAGCDCYPYAAGSSTLDLRQVDERVEIMITWCEPHPEMAGQTLAQIAATWKVEQIEAARRLQPAGAIYHSISEEDMRRILSHPATMIGSDGLPNDPLPHPRLWGTFPRVLGRYSRELKLFPMAIAIHKMTGMPAVRFGLANRGLIKEGYCADLVLFNPETVRDTATFTKPISPAEGIAAVWVNGVLSYRDGASTGERGGRFLSRQSSHI
- a CDS encoding amino acid deaminase: MTEGNFMVGIAAFDSHITPLNKGLGTFDHPLAPEEMAKLGWNLLREDLSLPTAVLYQEKLLHNLHWMQQFITAYGVKLAPHGKTTMAPKLFDLQLKGGAWGITLATAHQVSVAYQHGVRRVLMANQLVGKQNMAIISRLLEDETFDFYCLVDSAEQVEQLGKFFSAKDQRLQVLIELGVEGGRTGVRDAEQVQSVLTALEAWHEQLVLCGIEVYEGVLKDGASIRSFLQRAVDITRKLMLEKRFGGKRILLSGAGSAWYDVVADVFSKAELGDLVDVVLRPGCYLTHDVGIYREAQQQILARNPIAKQMHSSLQPALQLWAYVQSVPEKDRAIVALGKRDAAFDAGLPIPVLRYRPGTAAPVAAPSGWQLTKMMDQHAYLQIAEGDDIRVGDMIGFDISHPCLTFDKWRCLPMLNAEYDIIDAVQTFF
- a CDS encoding DMT family transporter, which gives rise to MPQSNNKMQRQGAQLSDLRAIGFALAGFTFWVLADTSIKLVGQSGLPAYEMVAFLGLFMAMFLAMYALWRHQMHTLRPHRLNRQVARACLDMGNNVCVVIALRHLTLTLFYILVFMAPMVIALLSSVFLREGLAWKRVTAIGVGFAGVVIAVHPWSSIREGDWIGFGACMVCVACFSVNMVWSRVLTRTESPESLAFFSGLVTAAVGLALMMMHAKPLTIRLTAGLFAMGLFCALGTLCFYIAVKHTSAANVSQYHYTQLVTGTLVSYLVWHNKPGLYVLMGGSLILGSGLYIAMAAREIVPLTEGN